Proteins from a single region of Choloepus didactylus isolate mChoDid1 chromosome 10, mChoDid1.pri, whole genome shotgun sequence:
- the LOC119504841 gene encoding origin recognition complex subunit 3 isoform X2, with protein MATSSMSKGCFVFKPDFKKRKISVPIEGYFNKGKNVSEDSKLRFETYQLMWQQMKSETERLQEELNKNLFDSLIEFLDKSHSGFQNNSRDWSSQIKVREIPAAALVLGVNVTDHDLTFRSLTEALQNNVTPYVVSLQAKDCPDIKHFLQKLVSQLMDCCTDVESKEEESVQVTQKKTLCSMESLSAWYMNVTQRTNPKMPSKKRTSSSQWQSPPVVLILKDMESFTTKVLQDFIIISSQHLHEFPLILIFGIATSAIIIHRLLPHAVSSLLCIELFQSLSCKEHLTTVLDKVLLTTQFPFKLSEKVLQVLTNIFLYHDFSIQNFIKGLQLSLLEHFYSQPLSVLCCNLPEAKRRISFLTDNQCENIRRLPSFRRYVEKQASEKQVALLTNEKILKIRELYCTCLEKNIWDSEEYASALQLLRMLAKDELMTILQKCLKVFKFSSGKQLGSTAKRIEEFLAQFQCLDEAKEEEDASGSQPKGLQKTDLYHLQKSLLEMKELRRTSKKQTKFEVLREKVVNFIDCLVREHLLLPETQPLHEVVYFSAAHTLREHLNAAPRIALHTALNNPYYYLKNEALKSEEGCIPNIAPDICIAYKLHLECSRLINLVDWSEAFATVVTAAEKMDASSTISEETNDIIHARFIRAVSELELLGFIKPTKQKTDHVARLTWGGC; from the exons ATGGCCACCTCTTCCATGTCCAAGGGCTGCTTTGTGTTTAAGCCAGATTTTAAGAAGAGAAAGATCTCTGTGCCAATAGAGGGCTattttaataaagggaaaaatgtgTCTGAGGACAGTAAGCTTCGATTTGAGACTTACCAGTTGATGTGGCAACAAATGAAATCTGAAACTGAGCGACTGCAAGAGGAATTAAATAAAAACTTGTTTGACAGTCTAATTGAATTTCTGGACAAGTCTCATTCTGGATTCCAGAATAATTCAAGAGACTGGAGCAGCCAGATAAAAGTCAGAGAAATTCCAGCTGCTGCTCTTGTTCTAGGTGTTAATGTAACAGATCATGATTTAACATTCAGAAGTTTAACAGAGGCCCTTCAGAATAATGTTACACCATATGTAGTTTCATTGCAAGCTAAAGATTGTccagatataaaacatttcttgCAAAAGCTGGTTTCCCAGTTGATGGACTGCTGTACAGATGTAGAATCCAAAGAAGAGGAAAGTGTTCAGGTCACCCAGAAAAAGACACTTTGTTCGATGGAGTCCCTTTCTGCTTGGTATATGAATGTCACACAGAGGACAAACCCAAAAATGCCAAGCAAGAAAAGGACTTCTTCTAGCCAATGGCAGTCTCCTCCTGTTGTGCTTATCTTGAAAGATATGGAAAGCTTCACCACAAAAGTACTCCAAGACTTCATAATTATCAGCAGTCAACATCTACATGAATTTCCACTAATACTCATTTTTGGGATCGCCACCTCTGCTATTATCATCCACCGATTGCTTCCTCATGCAGTATCATCTCTGTTGTGTATAGAACTCTTCCAATCTTTGTCTTGCAAGGAGCACCTAACTACAGTACTTGATAAGGTACTTCTTACAACTCAGTTTCCTTTTAAACTAAGTGAAAAAGTGTTACAGGTTCTGACCAACATCTTTTTGTATCATGATTTCTCAATTCAGAACTTTATAAAAGGACTTCAGCTTTCTCTGTTAGAGCATTTCTATTCCCAGCCCCTCAGTGTTCTATGCTGTAATCTCCCAGAGGCCAAGAGAAGAATAAGTTTTTTAACAGATAATCAGTGTGAAAACATCAGACGTCTTCCATCTTTTAGAAGGTATGTGGAAAAGCAAGCTTCAGAAAAGCAGGTTGCATTATTGaccaatgaaaaaattttaaag ATTAGAGAGCTGTACTGCACATGTTTAGAAAAGAACATATGGGATTCAGAGGAGTATGCGTCGGCCTTGCAGCTGCTGAGGATGTTGGCAAAGGATGAGCTGATGACCATACTTCAGAAATGTTTGAAGGTTTTTAAGTTCTCTTCTGGAAAGCAGCTTGGCAGTACAGCAAAGAGAATAGAGGAGTTCCTGGCCCAGTTTCAGTGTCTTGATGAAGCCAAAGAGGAAGAAGATGCTTCTGGGTCACAGCCAAAGGGGCTTCAGAAGACAGACCTCTATCACCTACAGAAGTCCTTGTTGGAAATGAAGGAGTTAAGAAGAACAAGTAAGAAGCAAACTAAGTTTGAAGTACTCAGAGAAAAAGTTGTGAACTTCATTGACTGCCTAGTGAGAGAACACCTTCTGCTTCCAGAGACACAGCCTCTGCATGAGGTGGTGTACTTCAGTGCTGCCCACACTCTGCGTGAGCACTTAAATGCTGCTCCACGAATTGCCCTCCATACTGCACTCAACAATCCTTACTATTATCTCAAAAATGAAGCTTTGAAAAGTGAAGAAGGCTGCATTCCAAATATTGCCCCAGACATTTGCATTGCATATAAACTGCACCTAGAGTGTAGCAGGCTAATCAACCTTGTGGACTGGTCAGAGGCCTTTGCAACAGTTGTGACAGCTGCTGAAAAAATGGATGCAAGTTCCACAATCTcagaagaaacaaatgacattATCCATGCTCGGTTTATTAGAGCTGTCTCTGAACTAGAACTTCTAGGATTTATAAAACCTACCAAACAGAAGACTGACCATGTGGCAAGACTAACATGGGGAGGCTGCTAG
- the LOC119504841 gene encoding origin recognition complex subunit 3 isoform X1: MATSSMSKGCFVFKPDFKKRKISVPIEGYFNKGKNVSEDSKLRFETYQLMWQQMKSETERLQEELNKNLFDSLIEFLDKSHSGFQNNSRDWSSQIKVREIPAAALVLGVNVTDHDLTFRSLTEALQNNVTPYVVSLQAKDCPDIKHFLQKLVSQLMDCCTDVESKEEESVQVTQKKTLCSMESLSAWYMNVTQRTNPKMPSKKRTSSSQWQSPPVVLILKDMESFTTKVLQDFIIISSQHLHEFPLILIFGIATSAIIIHRLLPHAVSSLLCIELFQSLSCKEHLTTVLDKVLLTTQFPFKLSEKVLQVLTNIFLYHDFSIQNFIKGLQLSLLEHFYSQPLSVLCCNLPEAKRRISFLTDNQCENIRRLPSFRRYVEKQASEKQVALLTNEKILKEETQSLLENLHVYHTNYFLVLRCLHKFTASLPKYPLGRQIRELYCTCLEKNIWDSEEYASALQLLRMLAKDELMTILQKCLKVFKFSSGKQLGSTAKRIEEFLAQFQCLDEAKEEEDASGSQPKGLQKTDLYHLQKSLLEMKELRRTSKKQTKFEVLREKVVNFIDCLVREHLLLPETQPLHEVVYFSAAHTLREHLNAAPRIALHTALNNPYYYLKNEALKSEEGCIPNIAPDICIAYKLHLECSRLINLVDWSEAFATVVTAAEKMDASSTISEETNDIIHARFIRAVSELELLGFIKPTKQKTDHVARLTWGGC, from the coding sequence ATGGCCACCTCTTCCATGTCCAAGGGCTGCTTTGTGTTTAAGCCAGATTTTAAGAAGAGAAAGATCTCTGTGCCAATAGAGGGCTattttaataaagggaaaaatgtgTCTGAGGACAGTAAGCTTCGATTTGAGACTTACCAGTTGATGTGGCAACAAATGAAATCTGAAACTGAGCGACTGCAAGAGGAATTAAATAAAAACTTGTTTGACAGTCTAATTGAATTTCTGGACAAGTCTCATTCTGGATTCCAGAATAATTCAAGAGACTGGAGCAGCCAGATAAAAGTCAGAGAAATTCCAGCTGCTGCTCTTGTTCTAGGTGTTAATGTAACAGATCATGATTTAACATTCAGAAGTTTAACAGAGGCCCTTCAGAATAATGTTACACCATATGTAGTTTCATTGCAAGCTAAAGATTGTccagatataaaacatttcttgCAAAAGCTGGTTTCCCAGTTGATGGACTGCTGTACAGATGTAGAATCCAAAGAAGAGGAAAGTGTTCAGGTCACCCAGAAAAAGACACTTTGTTCGATGGAGTCCCTTTCTGCTTGGTATATGAATGTCACACAGAGGACAAACCCAAAAATGCCAAGCAAGAAAAGGACTTCTTCTAGCCAATGGCAGTCTCCTCCTGTTGTGCTTATCTTGAAAGATATGGAAAGCTTCACCACAAAAGTACTCCAAGACTTCATAATTATCAGCAGTCAACATCTACATGAATTTCCACTAATACTCATTTTTGGGATCGCCACCTCTGCTATTATCATCCACCGATTGCTTCCTCATGCAGTATCATCTCTGTTGTGTATAGAACTCTTCCAATCTTTGTCTTGCAAGGAGCACCTAACTACAGTACTTGATAAGGTACTTCTTACAACTCAGTTTCCTTTTAAACTAAGTGAAAAAGTGTTACAGGTTCTGACCAACATCTTTTTGTATCATGATTTCTCAATTCAGAACTTTATAAAAGGACTTCAGCTTTCTCTGTTAGAGCATTTCTATTCCCAGCCCCTCAGTGTTCTATGCTGTAATCTCCCAGAGGCCAAGAGAAGAATAAGTTTTTTAACAGATAATCAGTGTGAAAACATCAGACGTCTTCCATCTTTTAGAAGGTATGTGGAAAAGCAAGCTTCAGAAAAGCAGGTTGCATTATTGaccaatgaaaaaattttaaaggaagaaacacAGTCATTACTAGAAAATTTGCATGTTTACCATACAAATTACTTCCTGGTTTTGAGATGTCTTCATAAATTCACCGCTTCTCTTCCCAAGTACCCATTGGGTCGACAGATTAGAGAGCTGTACTGCACATGTTTAGAAAAGAACATATGGGATTCAGAGGAGTATGCGTCGGCCTTGCAGCTGCTGAGGATGTTGGCAAAGGATGAGCTGATGACCATACTTCAGAAATGTTTGAAGGTTTTTAAGTTCTCTTCTGGAAAGCAGCTTGGCAGTACAGCAAAGAGAATAGAGGAGTTCCTGGCCCAGTTTCAGTGTCTTGATGAAGCCAAAGAGGAAGAAGATGCTTCTGGGTCACAGCCAAAGGGGCTTCAGAAGACAGACCTCTATCACCTACAGAAGTCCTTGTTGGAAATGAAGGAGTTAAGAAGAACAAGTAAGAAGCAAACTAAGTTTGAAGTACTCAGAGAAAAAGTTGTGAACTTCATTGACTGCCTAGTGAGAGAACACCTTCTGCTTCCAGAGACACAGCCTCTGCATGAGGTGGTGTACTTCAGTGCTGCCCACACTCTGCGTGAGCACTTAAATGCTGCTCCACGAATTGCCCTCCATACTGCACTCAACAATCCTTACTATTATCTCAAAAATGAAGCTTTGAAAAGTGAAGAAGGCTGCATTCCAAATATTGCCCCAGACATTTGCATTGCATATAAACTGCACCTAGAGTGTAGCAGGCTAATCAACCTTGTGGACTGGTCAGAGGCCTTTGCAACAGTTGTGACAGCTGCTGAAAAAATGGATGCAAGTTCCACAATCTcagaagaaacaaatgacattATCCATGCTCGGTTTATTAGAGCTGTCTCTGAACTAGAACTTCTAGGATTTATAAAACCTACCAAACAGAAGACTGACCATGTGGCAAGACTAACATGGGGAGGCTGCTAG
- the LOC119504841 gene encoding origin recognition complex subunit 3 isoform X3: protein MWQQMKSETERLQEELNKNLFDSLIEFLDKSHSGFQNNSRDWSSQIKVREIPAAALVLGVNVTDHDLTFRSLTEALQNNVTPYVVSLQAKDCPDIKHFLQKLVSQLMDCCTDVESKEEESVQVTQKKTLCSMESLSAWYMNVTQRTNPKMPSKKRTSSSQWQSPPVVLILKDMESFTTKVLQDFIIISSQHLHEFPLILIFGIATSAIIIHRLLPHAVSSLLCIELFQSLSCKEHLTTVLDKVLLTTQFPFKLSEKVLQVLTNIFLYHDFSIQNFIKGLQLSLLEHFYSQPLSVLCCNLPEAKRRISFLTDNQCENIRRLPSFRRYVEKQASEKQVALLTNEKILKEETQSLLENLHVYHTNYFLVLRCLHKFTASLPKYPLGRQIRELYCTCLEKNIWDSEEYASALQLLRMLAKDELMTILQKCLKVFKFSSGKQLGSTAKRIEEFLAQFQCLDEAKEEEDASGSQPKGLQKTDLYHLQKSLLEMKELRRTSKKQTKFEVLREKVVNFIDCLVREHLLLPETQPLHEVVYFSAAHTLREHLNAAPRIALHTALNNPYYYLKNEALKSEEGCIPNIAPDICIAYKLHLECSRLINLVDWSEAFATVVTAAEKMDASSTISEETNDIIHARFIRAVSELELLGFIKPTKQKTDHVARLTWGGC from the coding sequence ATGTGGCAACAAATGAAATCTGAAACTGAGCGACTGCAAGAGGAATTAAATAAAAACTTGTTTGACAGTCTAATTGAATTTCTGGACAAGTCTCATTCTGGATTCCAGAATAATTCAAGAGACTGGAGCAGCCAGATAAAAGTCAGAGAAATTCCAGCTGCTGCTCTTGTTCTAGGTGTTAATGTAACAGATCATGATTTAACATTCAGAAGTTTAACAGAGGCCCTTCAGAATAATGTTACACCATATGTAGTTTCATTGCAAGCTAAAGATTGTccagatataaaacatttcttgCAAAAGCTGGTTTCCCAGTTGATGGACTGCTGTACAGATGTAGAATCCAAAGAAGAGGAAAGTGTTCAGGTCACCCAGAAAAAGACACTTTGTTCGATGGAGTCCCTTTCTGCTTGGTATATGAATGTCACACAGAGGACAAACCCAAAAATGCCAAGCAAGAAAAGGACTTCTTCTAGCCAATGGCAGTCTCCTCCTGTTGTGCTTATCTTGAAAGATATGGAAAGCTTCACCACAAAAGTACTCCAAGACTTCATAATTATCAGCAGTCAACATCTACATGAATTTCCACTAATACTCATTTTTGGGATCGCCACCTCTGCTATTATCATCCACCGATTGCTTCCTCATGCAGTATCATCTCTGTTGTGTATAGAACTCTTCCAATCTTTGTCTTGCAAGGAGCACCTAACTACAGTACTTGATAAGGTACTTCTTACAACTCAGTTTCCTTTTAAACTAAGTGAAAAAGTGTTACAGGTTCTGACCAACATCTTTTTGTATCATGATTTCTCAATTCAGAACTTTATAAAAGGACTTCAGCTTTCTCTGTTAGAGCATTTCTATTCCCAGCCCCTCAGTGTTCTATGCTGTAATCTCCCAGAGGCCAAGAGAAGAATAAGTTTTTTAACAGATAATCAGTGTGAAAACATCAGACGTCTTCCATCTTTTAGAAGGTATGTGGAAAAGCAAGCTTCAGAAAAGCAGGTTGCATTATTGaccaatgaaaaaattttaaaggaagaaacacAGTCATTACTAGAAAATTTGCATGTTTACCATACAAATTACTTCCTGGTTTTGAGATGTCTTCATAAATTCACCGCTTCTCTTCCCAAGTACCCATTGGGTCGACAGATTAGAGAGCTGTACTGCACATGTTTAGAAAAGAACATATGGGATTCAGAGGAGTATGCGTCGGCCTTGCAGCTGCTGAGGATGTTGGCAAAGGATGAGCTGATGACCATACTTCAGAAATGTTTGAAGGTTTTTAAGTTCTCTTCTGGAAAGCAGCTTGGCAGTACAGCAAAGAGAATAGAGGAGTTCCTGGCCCAGTTTCAGTGTCTTGATGAAGCCAAAGAGGAAGAAGATGCTTCTGGGTCACAGCCAAAGGGGCTTCAGAAGACAGACCTCTATCACCTACAGAAGTCCTTGTTGGAAATGAAGGAGTTAAGAAGAACAAGTAAGAAGCAAACTAAGTTTGAAGTACTCAGAGAAAAAGTTGTGAACTTCATTGACTGCCTAGTGAGAGAACACCTTCTGCTTCCAGAGACACAGCCTCTGCATGAGGTGGTGTACTTCAGTGCTGCCCACACTCTGCGTGAGCACTTAAATGCTGCTCCACGAATTGCCCTCCATACTGCACTCAACAATCCTTACTATTATCTCAAAAATGAAGCTTTGAAAAGTGAAGAAGGCTGCATTCCAAATATTGCCCCAGACATTTGCATTGCATATAAACTGCACCTAGAGTGTAGCAGGCTAATCAACCTTGTGGACTGGTCAGAGGCCTTTGCAACAGTTGTGACAGCTGCTGAAAAAATGGATGCAAGTTCCACAATCTcagaagaaacaaatgacattATCCATGCTCGGTTTATTAGAGCTGTCTCTGAACTAGAACTTCTAGGATTTATAAAACCTACCAAACAGAAGACTGACCATGTGGCAAGACTAACATGGGGAGGCTGCTAG